Proteins encoded within one genomic window of Glycine soja cultivar W05 chromosome 1, ASM419377v2, whole genome shotgun sequence:
- the LOC114403624 gene encoding phytosulfokines 1-like, with amino-acid sequence MARCITILFFVIYVLLFTVVGGRSLFMINTNISPDSVPHRPVSSSHVTTAPLEKTRFNDDGGACKGLDRTECVAKTTMVAHTDYVYTQDINNGP; translated from the exons ATGGCAAGGTGCATCACAATATTATTCTTCGTTATTTATGTTCTTCTCTTCACAGTTGTTGGTGGCAGGTCCTTGTTCATGATCAACACCAATATTAGTCCAGATTCTGTTCCGCACAGACCAGTTTCTTCTTCCCATGTAACAACAGCACCACTT GAAAAGACACGATTCAATGATGATGGTGGTGCTTGCAAGGGGCTAGACAGGACTGAGTGTGTGGCTAAAACAACAATGGTTGCTCATACGGATTATGTCTACACACAAGACATCAATAATGGGCCTTGA
- the LOC114412671 gene encoding basic leucine zipper 43-like, whose amino-acid sequence MVPSEIRGVHYLAPENPFLVPPNFSLLQSDIPNLHLNTLLSNFPNCHFPPSGHEFVVPPSSCLSSNSTSDEADEIQFNIIDERKHRRMISNRESARRSRMRKQKHLDELWSQVVRLRTENHNLIDKLNHVSESHDRVLQENARLKEEASALRQMLADMQIGTAFACTMEDLEDLPCNTSQLKPDPLNQSITPADMIHE is encoded by the coding sequence ATGGTTCCTAGTGAGATCAGAGGAGTCCACTATCTAGCACCTGAAAATCCATTCCTAGTTCCACCAAACTTTAGCCTTCTGCAAAGTGACATCCCTAATCTCCATCTTAACACCCTCCTAAGCAACTTTCCAAACTGCCACTTCCCTCCTTCAGGCCATGAATTTGTTGTTCCTCCCTCTTCATGCCTCAGCAGCAACTCAACCTCTGATGAAGCTGATGAAATCCAGTTCAACATCATCGACGAAAGGAAGCACCGGAGAATGATATCGAACCGAGAATCCGCTCGCAGGTCAAGGATGAGGAAGCAGAAGCACCTGGATGAGCTGTGGTCACAGGTTGTTAGGCTCAGAACTGAGAACCACAACCTTATTGACAAACTCAACCATGTGTCTGAATCCCATGACAGAGTCCTCCAAGAGAATGCACGCCTCAAGGAAGAAGCTTCCGCTCTTCGCCAAATGCTAGCAGACATGCAAATTGGAACCGCTTTTGCTTGCACCATGGAAGATTTGGAGGACCTTCCATGCAACACTTCTCAACTCAAACCTGATCCCTTAAACCAATCAATCACTCCTGCAGACATGATTCATGAATGA